Proteins encoded by one window of Shewanella avicenniae:
- a CDS encoding type I secretion system permease/ATPase has protein sequence MSSNSASPKTEQWTIPASQRVTVDPLLDCLVLMTEYYGSPCSVESLVAGLPLSTAVLPAELFPQAASRAGLAAKLMRKGLNEILAIQLPCVLLLKDKKACILRELDFDKHTAVIQLPETGGEQRLSIEELEAIYVGYLFLVKQQYRGDMGFDVYQHDHSSHWLLQTLRDAAPIYRDALIASVLVNIFALVSPLFVMNVYDKVVPNLAFESLWVLAAGAGIAYFFDFVMRQLRAYLIDIAGKKIDIIVSSRLFYKAIGLPLEKRSSSVGGMARQLSEFDSIRDFLTSTTITTLVDLPFAMLFVVIIYLVAGDLAVIPVIAGVTILIFTLIIQPRLKRAIEESNKFASLKHGHLIESLSALESIKSYGAEGLIQKAWQQMIGHTANWQLKTKKLSNAVSHFATFIVQATTVFVVILGVYRVADNAISMGGIIAAVMLSSRAVSPMAQLANLMTRANQMISALRQLDGIMTQEDEFENKGHLVTKQRLMGKIEADNITFSYPGTEQPVLHPLSLHIQPGEKIAIIGRNGSGKSTLAKLLVGLYQPASGSLRYDGVDSAQIHPSDLRRNFGYLAQDVTLFHGTVRDNILFGTRSVTEHQLMRAVQLSGVNLFTDMEAEGLDRQVGEKGESLSRGQRQTVALARAILNDPPVLLMDEPTASLDARAEKQFMRSMGHVSKDRTLIIITHKMDLLQLVNRIIVLDRGRILADGPKNKVLEMLNQGLMAGGNRG, from the coding sequence GTGAGTAGTAACTCTGCCTCGCCGAAAACAGAGCAATGGACAATACCTGCGTCACAGCGGGTTACAGTTGATCCATTACTGGATTGCTTAGTGCTCATGACAGAGTATTACGGTAGTCCATGCTCCGTTGAATCTTTGGTAGCAGGCCTGCCATTATCAACAGCCGTATTGCCAGCCGAACTGTTTCCGCAAGCCGCGTCTCGGGCAGGTTTAGCCGCTAAACTGATGCGTAAAGGGCTCAATGAAATCTTAGCGATTCAACTACCCTGCGTGTTGTTGCTGAAAGATAAGAAAGCCTGCATCTTACGTGAGCTGGATTTTGATAAGCATACGGCAGTGATTCAACTTCCAGAAACGGGTGGTGAACAACGGCTATCAATTGAAGAACTTGAAGCCATCTATGTCGGCTATCTGTTTTTGGTTAAGCAGCAGTACCGCGGTGATATGGGCTTTGATGTCTACCAACATGACCATAGCTCCCATTGGCTTTTACAGACATTACGAGATGCCGCGCCCATCTATCGGGATGCGTTAATTGCCTCGGTGCTAGTTAATATCTTTGCGCTTGTGTCGCCATTATTTGTGATGAATGTGTACGACAAAGTGGTGCCCAATCTAGCATTTGAATCTTTATGGGTACTGGCTGCTGGCGCTGGCATTGCCTACTTTTTCGATTTTGTCATGCGACAACTGCGTGCTTATCTGATTGATATTGCAGGTAAGAAAATCGACATTATTGTGTCATCACGGCTGTTTTATAAAGCCATTGGTCTGCCGTTAGAGAAACGTTCTAGCAGTGTCGGCGGCATGGCAAGGCAGTTGAGTGAATTTGACAGCATTCGTGACTTTTTAACCTCAACGACGATTACCACATTAGTCGACTTACCGTTTGCGATGCTATTTGTGGTCATTATCTATTTGGTTGCTGGTGATCTGGCGGTAATTCCGGTGATCGCTGGGGTAACAATTCTTATATTTACCCTCATTATTCAACCGCGCCTCAAACGCGCTATTGAAGAGAGTAATAAGTTCGCCAGCTTGAAGCATGGCCATTTGATTGAGAGTTTGTCAGCGCTTGAATCGATAAAAAGCTATGGCGCCGAAGGCCTGATCCAAAAAGCGTGGCAACAGATGATTGGCCACACCGCAAACTGGCAGCTGAAGACCAAAAAGCTATCAAATGCTGTATCGCACTTTGCTACCTTTATTGTGCAAGCAACGACAGTATTTGTGGTGATACTCGGGGTTTATCGCGTTGCTGATAACGCAATCTCTATGGGCGGCATCATTGCAGCGGTGATGCTTTCAAGCCGTGCAGTGTCACCGATGGCGCAATTGGCGAACCTAATGACACGCGCCAACCAGATGATTAGCGCCTTACGTCAGTTAGACGGCATCATGACCCAAGAAGATGAGTTTGAAAATAAAGGCCATCTGGTCACTAAACAACGGCTGATGGGGAAAATTGAAGCTGATAACATCACCTTCAGCTACCCAGGCACCGAGCAACCGGTGTTACATCCGCTGTCGTTGCATATTCAGCCCGGCGAAAAAATTGCAATTATTGGTAGAAATGGTAGCGGTAAGAGTACCTTAGCAAAATTGTTAGTGGGTCTTTACCAGCCCGCCAGCGGAAGTCTGCGCTATGACGGTGTCGACTCAGCGCAGATCCATCCAAGCGACTTACGGCGCAACTTTGGTTATCTCGCCCAAGACGTGACCCTGTTTCACGGAACAGTACGCGATAACATTCTATTTGGTACACGCTCGGTGACGGAACACCAATTGATGCGCGCAGTACAGCTGTCGGGCGTGAACCTGTTCACCGATATGGAAGCGGAAGGCCTAGACCGTCAAGTCGGTGAAAAAGGCGAATCGTTGTCTCGTGGCCAACGTCAGACCGTCGCATTAGCCCGAGCGATTTTGAACGACCCGCCGGTGTTATTGATGGATGAACCAACCGCCAGTCTCGATGCCCGCGCTGAAAAACAATTTATGCGCTCAATGGGACATGTTAGCAAAGACCGCACCCTCATCATTATCACGCATAAGATGGATCTGCTGCAGTTGGTAAATCGGATTATTGTGTTGGATCGCGGCCGTATCCTAGCCGATGGTCCGAAAAATAAGGTATTGGAGATGTTAAATCAGGGGCTGATGGCAGGAGGTAATCGTGGCTAA